CGCTGACAAAGCGCTGGAAGCGGGAGATATCAACTATGTCGACACCGGTGCCGTAGATCATTGAATGGTAGTTGTCCCTTGTGGACAAGGATCAATCGAAGATTTAAAGGAAGCACTTTTTCCGGCAATCGTTAAAGTTGTGATCGTTATTTTTGACGTGGCATCCTGAGCCGCATTCTGATGGGACACGGAAACAGTTTCGCCTGGGCGGATAACGCCTTGGTCGCTCCTTGGTGATTGGTTGGTTATCGTATACTTACTCGTTGCAGTCCCGGATACGCTGATGGTTGCAGAAGTCTGGAGATTAAATATCTGTATCGGACCGGAGTCCGCAAATGAGCCTGGCGACTGACTGCACTTATTCGTCCCCTCAAAAGAGAAGGAAACATTACTATTTTTGCTTCCCGACGTGGTACTATCCTCCGGAAACCACTCAACGCCGCACCCGGCAACAACCACAACCAAAAGCACCGCCACAATCCACTTGTTCATGTCATATCTCCACATCCTGCATAAGGTTTGAATATTTGAACCTTATAACACGTTCACCGCCTCTGTTAAACCCATTTTTGAGGGGATGCATAGAAAATGACAGGTTCTGCGGATAGGGGAGATTATCTGCTTTCGACAGAATGTTCTTTAAGGAGGATGTACTTGTTGTCGAGTATCTCGATCTTGCTCTCTTTGGCAAAGCGGTTTAAAAGACGGGTGACCGTTTCGCGGGAAACGTTGGCATAGCCGGCGATATCCTTGTGCATCAGTTTCAGGGCGATGATGATGCCCCGTTCATCCCGTACACCGTTCAATTTCCCCAATTGATCGAGAACCGCTCTCACCCGCTGCTCGGCGCTTGAAAAGCTCATCACCTTCAGCATCAGCCATGACTCTCTCAATCGGTGGCATAACATGGAGATAAGCTGATTCATGACCTTTTCGTTCTGCAGGAGAAACTTTTCGAAACTCTCCCTTGCTATGAGCTGGATCAGGGAATCTTCCATGGCAATAACCGTAGCCGGCGCGGTTTTACCGTCCAGAATAGCCATTTCGCCAAAGTATTCGCCCTTCTTGTGAATGGCGAGGATATGCTCCTTGCCATCTTCACTGGACTGGACGACCTTCACTTTGCCGGAGGAAACGATGTACATATATCGCTGGGTATCCTCCTCCCAGAGAATGACATTGTTCCTGAAGAACTTTTTTTCTTCGATAATGCCCATCAGGGAAGAAAGTTGATCATCCGTCAGTGAGGCAAAA
This region of Geotalea daltonii FRC-32 genomic DNA includes:
- a CDS encoding Crp/Fnr family transcriptional regulator; protein product: MTVSNTASNNNNAKTFAFLRSIPIFASLTDDQLSSLMGIIEEKKFFRNNVILWEEDTQRYMYIVSSGKVKVVQSSEDGKEHILAIHKKGEYFGEMAILDGKTAPATVIAMEDSLIQLIARESFEKFLLQNEKVMNQLISMLCHRLRESWLMLKVMSFSSAEQRVRAVLDQLGKLNGVRDERGIIIALKLMHKDIAGYANVSRETVTRLLNRFAKESKIEILDNKYILLKEHSVESR